The Arachis ipaensis cultivar K30076 chromosome B10, Araip1.1, whole genome shotgun sequence DNA window AGGACAACAATCACACACTGGTCTAATGGTCTTAACTTCCCGCAAACATGAGAGTCTTCTTCACTCGCCTTAACTCCCTCATCATCATTCTTATTTGCTTCTTCTTCATCGCTCCATCAACCTCTTTCGATACTTTAACCGGAACACAAATCCTCACAACCAACCAAACCTTGTTGTCAGAAAATCAAACCTTCGTTCTAGGCTTCTTCAGAGGTTCCAACACCAACTATTACCTCGGAATATGGTACAACAACATCAATCCTCAAACAATAGTTTGGGTTGCAAACAGAGACAATCCCATTGACAACTCCAAAGGCTATCTCAAGATCGGAGACAACGGAAACTTTGTCCTTCTCAATTCATCCGGCAACCCCGCATGGTCCTCCAACCAAACCAGCGCCAAGAATCCAGTTCTCCAGCTCCTGGAAACCGGTAACCTTGTTCTCAAAGACTCGGAACAGAGCAATAACTACCTATGGCAGAGCTTCGATTACCCAACAGATACCTTGCTACCTGGGATGAAGTTGGGTTGGAACTTCGACACAGGAATTGAGAAGCACTTAACATCGTGGAAGGTCACAGGTGAAGACCCTTCTTCCGGTGACTACACTTTCAAGCTAGATTACCGCGGTTTACCTGAGATTTTTCTGAGGACAAACCAGACTATCATATACCAAACTGGTCCTTGGAATGGTGAGAGATTCAGCGGGGTTCCAGAGATGGACACCGATACTCATTCCATTGTGTTCAGCTTCTCCGATGACGCGCACGGCGCGTTCTACTCTTTCTCCATCGGGAACGCTTCTTTGTTATCGAGGCTAACGGTGACGTCAGATTCAGACGGAGAACTTCAACGGCGGACGTGGATAGAGAGCAGCGAATCTTGGAACAAGTTCTGGTACAAACCGGCGGATCAATGCGACCATTACAGGGAGTGTGGTCCGTACGGAGTGTGTGACAATAATGCATCGCCGGTTTGCACATGTATGAAAGGGTTCAGCCCTAAGAACCCTCAGGCTTGGAATCTGAGAGATGGATCTGGCGGGTGTGTGAGGAACACGGGTTTGAATTGTTCGACTGACAAGTTCTTGCATCTTGAGAACATGAAGCTGCCGGAGACAAGCAGCGTGTTTATAAATAAGAGTATGACACTTGATGAATGTGGCAGTTTGTGTAAGAGGAATTGTTCATGCACTGCATATGCGAACATTGATATCAGAAACGGAGGAAGTGGCTGTGTTATGTGGATTGGTCAACTCTTTGACATGAATGTCTACCATACAGATGGTCAAGATCTCTATGTCAGATTGGCAGCTGCTGATATAGGTACTGTCTAATTGATTAAGTGGTTGCACATTTTTGCTATGATGGTGACGTTATTGCAAGTTCCTTCCTAATTGATTAAGTAGTTCTTTCTGATGAATTTAGTGACACACAGGATCTACTAGTTCCAGCAAGAATCGTAGAGCTGTTCTAGCTACTGGCATCACACTTAGTGCACTTGTTTTAGTTTTGGGAGTGGTTGCTATTTGTTACTTAAGGAAGAAGAGACAACAAAGTTCTAGAGGTAATGTATAATAAACTTCTCCATACGTCTCTTTATATAATATGGTACGGTAGTGTATATGGTTTTTGTGCTGCATAAATAAATCATTTACCTTGGTTATTATCAATAGTCGCTATTCCAGGTTTTGTCCACAGAAGTTATGATTGGTTAATGAATGAGATTGTGTCTTCTAGGTGACGAAAGGAACATGGAAGATCTGAAATTGCCAATGTTTGATTTTGATACCTTAACGATGGCTACAAATAATTTCTCTCAAGATAATAAACTTGGAGAAGGAGGCTTCGGTATTGTTTATAGGGTAAGTTGTTTTAATACTTTAAAGACAGCACAACTATCataacatacttatatatatacTAACAGATTGTGCCTATGACAATATCAGGGTAGATTGATTGAAGGTCAAGAAATTGCTATAAAAAGGTTATCAGAAAATTCTGGACAAGGaattaatgaatttaaaaatgaaatcaaattaattgCCAAACTCCAACATCGAAATCTAGTCCGATTACTTGGTTGCTGCATTGAGAAGAATGAGAAGATGGTGGTCTATGAATATATGGAAAATAGAGGACTTGATTCCATTTTGTTTGGTGAGCATTGTTTCTCTCAATATCTTGTATGTTtatgcattaattttttttaattatcataTATACTTACTTTGCTTGTTAAACTTAATTACAGACAAATCAAAAAATCTCTTGCTTAATTGGGAGAAGCGTTTTAATATTATATGTGGAATAGCTAGAGGACTTCTTTATTTGCATCAAGATTCAAGATTTCGAATTATTCATAGAGATCTCAAGATAAGTAATATATTACTAGATATTGAAATGAATCCAAAGATATCAGACTTTGGAATGGCTAGAATTTTTGACAAAGATCAAACACAAGAAAATACAGTAAGAATTGTTGGAACATAGTGAGTATACCATGATAATTTTTTAGAACGTTTTTTTTCTAAATCTGATATGGTGTCTTCAATTTTAACTTAGGCACATTTTTATTTTGTAGTGGTTATATGTCTCCTGAATATATTATGGATGgaaatttttcaataaaatctGATGTTTATAGCTTTGGAGTTATGGTATTGGAAATTATAACTGGGAagaaaaatagaagattttccGGGGATAACGACGAATTAAATCTTCTGGAAAATGTAAGcgaaaaaatttcttcttttatttgagtacttcttattaaataaaaataaacattctAGCTCATATATTCCAATTATTACATTGTATGTTCTTGTAGGTTTGGAGGCGTTGGCATGAAGGAACTATATTGACATTGGTTGATTCATCCATTGGCAATTCATATGCAGAATCAGAAGTCTTAAGATGCATACATGTTGGTCTCTTATGTGTCCAAGAATGTGCAGAAGATAGACCAACAATGTCTTCAGTGGTTTTAATGTTGAGTAGTGAAGCTGCATTAATGCCACGTCCTAGAAATCCTGGGTTTTTTCTAAGAAGGAATCATGAAgaaacatcctcaagaaatcaaGACAAAACAGAGAGTGTAAATCAAGTTACTGTCACATTACTAAATGCTAGGTAGTGaaagaaatttaaatttataCAATATATTTATAATTGTGAGTGCTTCTAAGTCTACTTTGATATTATTTTGATGTAATATGTATGAGATGAATtcattgattgaaaaaaaaaattgaatattctCCTTGGTTCAAATTATATGTCATTCACAAATTTTAACAAATATTTatttcaagcttcctttatttttttttactgcaATATAGTTGTGTGATTGTGTTTATTGTCTAACAGTTGCAGAgtttataaattaaatagaaaCTAATATTTATTTCACCAAAGATTGTATAAATACCATATTCTTTTAAAATGTTACATTCAAAGGCCTGAGAGTATAAGGAGGCAACCCAGTAACTATGAACATGCAACCCGTTAGCTACTtactgctaagtgctaactcaAGGCAACTAATACTATTCACAAAGACTCATTCATAGTAGCTTAGCCAATTGGGCCATATTCTGATAATAGAATTTTTTGAAATCGAGACCCCCTCTCCTTACATGTAGATCTCCAccagaattttattattttttagcatAATCTCTTACAGAAATTATTAGGAATCTTAAAATACTCATGGCATAATAAGGTATGGCTTAGATCATTACTTTGATGAGAATCTCCTTCCCTACTTAGTTAAGAAGGCTTTTCTTccacttttctatttttctaatcgcttttttttttcaatccattctataaatttattttttgatctCTCCTACTGACTGGtatttttaagtattttttcGGGTTGTcccatattaaaatttataagatTTCTTTTATGTTCATTTTTGTTTGTACTGAGATTCTTTGTCCGAAGATGATAcctgatttttttaaatatatcatTTGACCTGAAGCTATGGTATAGATGTTTAGGATTTATATGAGTTGATAGACTTCACCCTTTTGTGCTCCTAAAGATATAATACAATCATCAGCAAACAGGTGATAAATTAGAGTTGTAGCCCCCCTTctctaattaatttattattttgtgCACAATtcattaaaatagtaaaaaataatctaaatttACTAAAGAAGAATGACTAATGCATTATTTTATATCTTTCATTTTTCTAAACATGTCAATATTAGCACTGATGGTACGTAAATGTAACTCGTTGTTCAAGCAACTATTCAGCGTTTTCAAGCTCTTACGGGAGGCAGCAGTGGGGAATTTTTCGCAATGGGCGAAAGCCTGACGGAGCAATGCCGCGTGGAAGTAGAAGACCTACGGGTTGTGAACTTCTTTTTCCGGAGAAGAAGCAATGACGGTATCCGGAGAATAAGCATCGGCTAACTCTGTGCCAGCAGCTGCGGTAAGACAGAGAATGCAAGCGTTATCCGGAATGATTGGGCGTAAAGCGTCTGTAGGTGGCTTTTTTAAGTTCGCCGTCAAATCCCAAGGCTCAACCCTGGACAGGCGGTGGAAACTACCAAGCTGGAGTACGGTAGGGGCAGAGGAAATTTCCGGTGGAGCGGTGAAATGCGTAGAGATCGGAAAGAACACCAACGGCGAAAGCACTCTACTGGGCCGACACTGACACTGAGAGACGAAAGCTAGGGGAGCGAATGGGATTAGATACCCCAGTAGTCCTAGCCGTAAACGATGGATACTAGGGACTGCTCGTATCGACCCGTGCAATGCTGTAGCTAACGTGTTAAGTATCCTGCCGGGAAATACGTTCGCAAGAATGAAACTCAAAGGAATTGACGGGGGCCCGCACAAGTGGTGGAGCATGTGGTTTAATTCGATGCAAAGCGAAGAACCTTACCAGGGCTTGACATGCCGCGAATCCTCTTGAAAGAGAGGGGTGCATTCGGGAACGCGGACACAGGTGGTGCATGGCTGTCGTCAGCTTGTGCCGTAAGGTGTTGGGTTAAGTCCCGCAACGAGCGCAACCCTCGTAAGTGATTTATATGAATCATTAATCTTTCTTTCCTGgggtttttctatttttcatatagttttttgttttaaaaagaataaaaatgatTTAAGTGCAATAATCGCACCGAGTGTTATTTTTACCCAAGGCTTTGCTACTTCGGGTATTTTAACCGAAATGCATCAATCTGCAATATTAGTACCCGCTTTACAATCTCATTGGTTAATGATGCACGTAAGTATGATGATATTTGGCTATGTAGCTCTTTTATGTGGATCGTTATTATATGTAGGAATCTTAGTTATTACATTTGGAGAAGTCATACAAATTTTGGGTAAAAGCAataatttgtattttttaatGAATCCTTTTCTTTTGTTGAGATCCAATACATGAATAGGAATGAAAGGAACAATGTTTTACAAaaaacttttttttcttcttctagaaATTATTACAGGTCTCAGTTTATTCAACAACTCGATCGTTGGAGTTATCGTATTATTAGTCTGGATTTTCTCTTTTTAACGATAGGTATTCTGTCAGGAGTAGTATGGGCTAATGAGACATGGGGATCATATTGGAATTGGGATCCCAAGAAAACTTAGGCCTTTATTACTTGGACCATATTTGCGATTTATTTACATACTCGAAAAAATACGAAATTAGAAAGTGTAAATTCTTCAATAGCGGCCTCTCTGGGCTTTCTTATAATTTGGATATGTTATTTAGGAATCAATCTATTAGGTATAGGATTACACAGTTATCCTCTCTctctaattaatttattattttgtgCACAATTCATTAAGATAGTAAAAACTTCAGATGCtatgataaataaataaagaaaaagagaatgTTCCTATCGTAGTCCCCTTTGAGAGATTACTTCCTTGGTGAGATCTACATTGATCTTGAACCTGTATTTGGCTCCCCTTACGCATTTTATGACTAACTGTATCCATTCTTGACTGAATTTAAACGTTTTCTATACCTTTTTCGAAAAATCTCATTTCATCTTGTCATAGGCTTTATTCATATCTATCTTGATTGTCAATTCCTGGGAGTCATTCCTACCTGTTCTTGTGTGGATAAACTTCCGAATTATAGCTCGTCTCTTATGCTGTTGTAATACGCTTTTTCTTTAATGGAGTGAGAATAATTTGGACGTCAAAGAACACAGTAGGTGGGTACCTGTAAAAAATACTCCGACACTCAAATCaataagtgtttaagaggtataagatatagaatgttaaatatgaaatagaacttatcaTGTGGTTCCCTTTGAGATATAGAAATTGGTGCCTCAATAGGCATAGAGTTGATAAATAGAGTTGATATTATGACCATTAATCACTAAGTCAGAATAATGGTTATTAAGATCGTTCGTTACAAACTTAGAATGAAGGCAAACAAAATCAGGATATGactcataatgcacaataaaaATCGAGCTATAAGGTGACGGATCACATCCACCAAGCTTTGTTTGCCGATCATCTGATCCATACtaagcttagaaaataaaatgaattatAACTCAGTTAAAAGATAAGTGAATAATGATATGATAAGCCCCAAACTTAGTCGGATTATTATGTCgcacttattcaaaaaataagtAGTTCTCCAATGAGTTTTATCTACTCGAGTTAACTGTGAGATAGATATTTTGTCAACCTATAACAAGAGACCGATGATTATTTCTCGCTCatctttaatttatgaatattggcttaaccaaaagatgtgaaataattATATGAATATGATAATAAATATACATAAAttgtagaataaaataaatgaacCAGTTAATCATATGCCAAGTAGTGATATTTTGAATTAAGAAATTCTAAAGGATTACTTTAAGAGCTAAGGGCCATTATGTATTAgcgaatttgaatttgaattcatgATTTTAATGTTAAAAAATCTACATGTAAATTCTTGAAGTTGTCATAATAAGTTAATAAATGCAAGCGTTATTGTACATGGATGACTTGAATCTAACATCTTGCTTTCTTAGCATGTAATTTCAAATATTATGAAagataaatataataatattaattaaataacatGCATTGAAATATAGTGGTTACAAGCTACTATATTTGTTGACTTTTACTCCTATTCCTCTCAAATAGGAGCTTTACTAGGAATAGCAGGTTCTAGGAATTGATAtaacaagaagaaagaaatagtTAGTCATAGTTTCATGGAggatagaaaatgcataaaaaGAACTAGAAAAAAGATCCTCTAAAGTGACAATGCTAGTAAAGTATTAAAATGATGCTTTAATCACCTTTAAATTTACAACATTTATTATTTGTGAGTCCCATTATCTTAATCCAAGAGTGATTAATGGTGTACTTTTTTCTCTAAAGTAACAATATAACTTTAGAGGAGtcagatccaaagaactatggGTAGAGCATATATAGTTCaagatcaattttttttaaccaagCTTGGTGTTAAGATGTAATATGTATAAGATAGTAATTGAGAAAGTTTATCCTTGTTTAGACAATATAGTTGAACGTGCTTGATAAGGTAGCCAAGCTTGTTGTTAGATTGATTGATAATCGAATTTGTTCTCAAATTCATTGATAGCTGAATTTGTATTCGAATTGATTGAAAACCGAGTATTTTCTTAGATTGATTGAAAGCCAAATTCGTTTTGGATTGGTTGAAAGTTGAGTTTGTTGTCGGATTGATTGAAAATCGAGTGTTCTTGGGTTGATTGAAAGCCGAGTTTGTTCTCGGATTGGTTGAAAACTGAGTCTTTTCTCAGATTTGATTGAAAGCCGAATTTGTTTCGGATTGGTTAAAATCCGAGTTTGTTCTCGGATTGATTGAAAGCCAAATTTGTTTTCGAATTGGTTGAAAATTGAGTCTTTTCTTAGATTGATTGAAAGCTAAATTTGTTTCAAATTGGTTAAAAGTCCAGTTTGTTTTCGGATTGATTGAAAGCCAAGTTTGTTCTCGGATTGGTTAAAAGCCGAGTTTGTTCTCGGATTGGTTAAAAGCCGAATTTGTTCTCGGATTAGTTAAAAGCCGAGTTTGTTCTCGGATTGATTGAAAGCTGAGTTTGTTCTCGGATTGATTGAAAACCAAATTTGTTTTGGATTGGTTAAAAGTCGAGTTTATTCTCAGATTGATTGAAAGCTGAGTTTGTTCTCGGATTAGTTGAAAACTGAATCTTTTCTCAGATTGATTGAAAGACAAATTTGTTTCGGATTGGTTAAAGTCGAGTTTGTTCTCAGATTGGTTGAAAGTTAAGTTTGTTGTCGGATTGATTGAAAATCGAGTatgtttggattaattgaaaattgaGTAATCTTGGATTGATTGAAGGTCGAATTTTTTCTCAGATTGATTGAATCATTAATTGACTATGATATATAAAATGTTATGATATGTAAAAGTAAagcaattaaaatatataaagtaCATAAAAAGTTATgatgtatatattaaaatttgataaaagatTTATATAACCAAACTAGATTAGACATGCATGGTTATACCGAGCTATAAATGATTTGGTAATTTGTTTTATTGAGGTCATTTGCCTTTTATTATCGAGGTATAAATGATTTGGTAATTTATTCTATTGAGATTATTTGCCTTTTATTACCTGTAATGgttaaacaaaaaattatcagAATAAATAATAATCATGGAATTAGTATAATTGCTTTGAGGTCATATTCAAGAAAAAATGTTAGTCGTCTAATCATCACTCTTGACGTAAAGAGCAAACCAAATACTACAAAAGAAACAAAGGAAAAAATATTCcagaatagaaataaaaataatgttaAGATTGATCCCTTGGTCATGAATGTTAGTTTTTTTAGAGTTTATCATTTTCTCATGTTTGGTACCTGATTAAATTTAGAGTAATAGTAATTTTGACTTTAAAAGCGGTTATAATGTTAGTAGAGGATGATCTCAAATCTTGATTTCTATATT harbors:
- the LOC107621506 gene encoding receptor-like serine/threonine-protein kinase SD1-8 isoform X5 produces the protein MRVFFTRLNSLIIILICFFFIAPSTSFDTLTGTQILTTNQTLLSENQTFVLGFFRGSNTNYYLGIWYNNINPQTIVWVANRDNPIDNSKGYLKIGDNGNFVLLNSSGNPAWSSNQTSAKNPVLQLLETGNLVLKDSEQSNNYLWQSFDYPTDTLLPGMKLGWNFDTGIEKHLTSWKVTGEDPSSGDYTFKLDYRGLPEIFLRTNQTIIYQTGPWNGERFSGVPEMDTDTHSIVFSFSDDAHGAFYSFSIGNASLLSRLTVTSDSDGELQRRTWIESSESWNKFWYKPADQCDHYRECGPYGVCDNNASPVCTCMKGFSPKNPQAWNLRDGSGGCVRNTGLNCSTDKFLHLENMKLPETSSVFINKSMTLDECGSLCKRNCSCTAYANIDIRNGGSGCVMWIGQLFDMNVYHTDGQDLYVRLAAADIGSTSSSKNRRAVLATGITLSALVLVLGVVAICYLRKKRQQSSRGDERNMEDLKLPMFDFDTLTMATNNFSQDNKLGEGGFGIVYRGRLIEGQEIAIKRLSENSGQGINEFKNEIKLIAKLQHRNLVRLLGCCIEKNEKMVVYEYMENRGLDSILFDIEMNPKISDFGMARIFDKDQTQENTVRIVGTYGYMSPEYIMDGNFSIKSDVYSFGVMVLEIITGKKNRRFSGDNDELNLLENVWRRWHEGTILTLVDSSIGNSYAESEVLRCIHVGLLCVQECAEDRPTMSSVVLMLSSEAALMPRPRNPGFFLRRNHEETSSRNQDKTESVNQVTVTLLNAR
- the LOC107621506 gene encoding receptor-like serine/threonine-protein kinase SD1-8 isoform X2 — encoded protein: MRVFFTRLNSLIIILICFFFIAPSTSFDTLTGTQILTTNQTLLSENQTFVLGFFRGSNTNYYLGIWYNNINPQTIVWVANRDNPIDNSKGYLKIGDNGNFVLLNSSGNPAWSSNQTSAKNPVLQLLETGNLVLKDSEQSNNYLWQSFDYPTDTLLPGMKLGWNFDTGIEKHLTSWKVTGEDPSSGDYTFKLDYRGLPEIFLRTNQTIIYQTGPWNGERFSGVPEMDTDTHSIVFSFSDDAHGAFYSFSIGNASLLSRLTVTSDSDGELQRRTWIESSESWNKFWYKPADQCDHYRECGPYGVCDNNASPVCTCMKGFSPKNPQAWNLRDGSGGCVRNTGLNCSTDKFLHLENMKLPETSSVFINKSMTLDECGSLCKRNCSCTAYANIDIRNGGSGCVMWIGQLFDMNVYHTDGQDLYVRLAAADIGSTSSSKNRRAVLATGITLSALVLVLGVVAICYLRKKRQQSSRGDERNMEDLKLPMFDFDTLTMATNNFSQDNKLGEGGFGIVYRGRLIEGQEIAIKRLSENSGQGINEFKNEIKLIAKLQHRNLVRLLGCCIEKNEKMVVYEYMENRGLDSILFDKSKNLLLNWEKRFNIICGIARGLLYLHQDSRFRIIHRDLKISNILLDIEMNPKISDFGMARIFDKDQTQENTVRIVGTYGYMSPEYIMDGNFSIKSDVYSFGVMVLEIITGKKNRRFSGDNDELNLLENVWRRWHEGTILTLVDSSIGNSYAESEVLRCIHVGLLCVQECAEDRPTMSSVVLMLSSEAALMPRPRNPGFFLRRNHEETSSRNQDKTESVNQVTVTLLNAR
- the LOC107621506 gene encoding receptor-like serine/threonine-protein kinase SD1-8 isoform X3, with product MRVFFTRLNSLIIILICFFFIAPSTSFDTLTGTQILTTNQTLLSENQTFVLGFFRGSNTNYYLGIWYNNINPQTIVWVANRDNPIDNSKGYLKIGDNGNFVLLNSSGNPAWSSNQTSAKNPVLQLLETGNLVLKDSEQSNNYLWQSFDYPTDTLLPGMKLGWNFDTGIEKHLTSWKVTGEDPSSGDYTFKLDYRGLPEIFLRTNQTIIYQTGPWNGERFSGVPEMDTDTHSIVFSFSDDAHGAFYSFSIGNASLLSRLTVTSDSDGELQRRTWIESSESWNKFWYKPADQCDHYRECGPYGVCDNNASPVCTCMKGFSPKNPQAWNLRDGSGGCVRNTGLNCSTDKFLHLENMKLPETSSVFINKSMTLDECGSLCKRNCSCTAYANIDIRNGGSGCVMWIGQLFDMNVYHTDGQDLYVRLAAADIGSTSSSKNRRAVLATGITLSALVLVLGVVAICYLRKKRQQSSRGDERNMEDLKLPMFDFDTLTMATNNFSQDNKLGEGGFGIVYRGRLIEGQEIAIKRLSENSGQGINEFKNEIKLIAKLQHRNLVRLLGCCIEKNEKMVVYEYMENRGLDSILFDKSKNLLLNWEKRFNIICGIARGLLYLHQDSRFRIIHRDLKISNILLDIEMNPKISDFGMARIFDKDQTQENTVRIVGTYGYMSPEYIMDGNFSIKSDVYSFGVMVLEIITGKKNRRFSNDNDEFNFLENVWRRWHEGTILTLVDSSMGNSYTESEVLRCIHVGLLCVQECAEDRPTMSSVILMLSSEAALMPRPNNPGFFLRRNHAETSSRNQDKTESVNLVTVTLLNAR
- the LOC107621506 gene encoding receptor-like serine/threonine-protein kinase SD1-8 isoform X4; this encodes MRVFFTRLNSLIIILICFFFIAPSTSFDTLTGTQILTTNQTLLSENQTFVLGFFRGSNTNYYLGIWYNNINPQTIVWVANRDNPIDNSKGYLKIGDNGNFVLLNSSGNPAWSSNQTSAKNPVLQLLETGNLVLKDSEQSNNYLWQSFDYPTDTLLPGMKLGWNFDTGIEKHLTSWKVTGEDPSSGDYTFKLDYRGLPEIFLRTNQTIIYQTGPWNGERFSGVPEMDTDTHSIVFSFSDDAHGAFYSFSIGNASLLSRLTVTSDSDGELQRRTWIESSESWNKFWYKPADQCDHYRECGPYGVCDNNASPVCTCMKGFSPKNPQAWNLRDGSGGCVRNTGLNCSTDKFLHLENMKLPETSSVFINKSMTLDECGSLCKRNCSCTAYANIDIRNGGSGCVMWIGQLFDMNVYHTDGQDLYVRLAAADIGSTSSNKNHRAVLAIGITLSALVLVLGLVSICYLRKKRQQSSRGDERNMDDLKLPMFDFDTLMMATNNFSEDNKLGEGGFGSVYKGRLIEGQEIAVKRLSENSGQGINEFKNEIRLIAKLQHRNLVRLLGCCIEKNEKMVVYEYMENRGLDSILFDKSKNLLLNWERRYNIIYGIARGLLYLHQDSRFRIIHRDLKISNILLDIEMNPKISDFGMARVFDKDQIQEKTVRVVGTYGYMSPEYIMDGNFSIKSDVYSFGVMVLEIITGKKNRRFSNDNDEFNFLENVWRRWHEGTILTLVDSSMGNSYTESEVLRCIHVGLLCVQECAEDRPTMSSVILMLSSEAALMPRPNNPGFFLRRNHAETSSRNQDKTESVNLVTVTLLNAR